Proteins from a genomic interval of Crassostrea angulata isolate pt1a10 chromosome 7, ASM2561291v2, whole genome shotgun sequence:
- the LOC128192201 gene encoding DNA repair protein XRCC2-like: MQSETGLQLLARLGSRPSIAGVLSPIFNDGPSAKDVIELFGTEGTGKSEILLNLVAGIILPKTWKSVNLNGKDASVIFIDNDYKFSILRLVTVMENRIHATLKNAHQAEENLTNDVELLIQKCLSKLSLIRCTNSSELLVTLYSLEQTLLSNPNISVIMIDSISAFYWIDKCNGGESLAAQEKNLTLISEVLSKFINSFSLIVIATKCALMKKRMREDYNLEKSASNIDRLKNDHQEFLCKAWGQLVTQRFHVEKQLASNHFKCHCIHLGSSKNADKTVIQFQITDNGIQVL, encoded by the exons ATGCAGAGTGAAACAGGTTTACAG CTTTTAGCAAGACTTGGTAGTCGCCCATCCATTGCAGGAGTACTATCGCCTATCTTTAATGATGGACCCAGTGCGAAAGATGTCATTGAGCTGTTTGGAACCGAAGGAACTGgaaaatctgaaattttattGAATCTTGTGGCAGGCATTATCTTGCCTAAAACATGGAAATCAGTTAATCTGAATGGAAAGGATGCTAGTGTCATATTTATCGACAATGACTATAAATTTTCTATCCTACGATTAGTGACTGTTATGGAGAACAGAATTCATGCAACACTGAAAAATGCTCACCAAGCAGAAGAGAACTTAACTAATGATGTTGAATTACTGATTCAGAAGTGTTTATCCAAACTTTCATTAATAAGATGTACAAACAGTTCAGAATTGCTTGTTACTCTTTATAGCCTGGAACAAACACTGTTAAGTAACCCCAATATATCAGTAATAATGATTGATAGCATTTCGGCCTTTTATTGGATTGACAAATGCAATGGAGGTGAGAGTTTAGCTGCACAAGAGAAAAATTTGACACTGATATCAGAAGTGTTGTCCAAATTCATAAACAGTTTTAGTTTAATTGTGATTGCCACCAAATGTGCTTTGATGAAAAAGAGAATGAGGGAAGATTACAACCTGGAAAAATCTGCTAGTAACATTGACAGATTAAAAAATGACCATCAAGAATTTCTATGTAAAGCATGGGGACAGTTGGTTACACAGAGGTTTCATGTAGAAAAACAATTAGCATCAAACCACTTCAAGTGCCACTGTATTCATTTGGGTTCCTCCAAAAATGCAGATAAAACAGtcattcaatttcaaataacagaTAATGGTATACAAGTTTTGTAG
- the LOC128192200 gene encoding rab9 effector protein with kelch motifs-like gives MELHPILERDTVPNTGLWYVLSALGDSPSIRVGHTCTHVKGLSDGDNGKLYVIGGANPSGAFCDTFVLDFNTMMWDIVDYPGFRARYEHAAFVPQSEPEKIYVFGGADPTGNMNDIQVLDTATNSWSTPNISGTPPTPRTYHTTAVVGDKFIVYSGGHSGPDPVGDRQVHCFDVKTSSWSILPIKGDSPKPRHGHVMVAVGNRLFIHGGMAGSAFYDDFHLMDLDKMSWSNIRRKKATPSARAAHSGVAVGKDIYIFGGMSREGALDDLYKCDTSSMLWTKVELQGPPPACRLDFGMCQVSLFRSLTRVTDDQDLVTQVQQTKEILDRELKPGSASSRDSRQDTGSESSSVTYEIPQPNTDDEDEETPRAEGAIASLNTPMSDGKEMRFLLVHGGMDTEGEIFDDALVLLTEQPN, from the exons ATGGAACTTCATCCAATACTAGAGAGGGATACTGTCCCCAATACTGGGCTGTGGTATGTGTTGTCTGCTTTGGGAGACTCTCCCTCAATTCGTGTTGGTCACACATGCACTCATGTTAAAGGATTATCAGATGGTGACAATGGAAAGCTGTATGTGATAGGTGGTGCTAATCCTAGTGGAGCCTTCTGTGACACTTTTGTACTTGATTTCAATACCATGATGTGGGACATCGTAGACTACCCAGGGTTCAGGGCAAGATACGAACATGCAGCCTTTGTTCCACAATCAGAACCAGAGAAAATTTATGTATTCGGAGGAGCAGATCCCACGGGAAATATGAATGATATTCAGGTGTTAGATACTGCAACCAACTCCTGGTCCACCCCCAACATAAGTGGCACCCCGCCCACCCCTCGCACATACCATACCACTGCTGTTGTGGGGGACAAGTTCATCGTGTACAGTGGGGGACACAGCGGACCTGACCCTGTGGGGGACAGACAGGTCCACTGCTTTGATGTTAAAACATCCTCGTGGTCCATCCTTCCAATCAAAGGAGACTCTCCAAAGCCTCGTCATGGTCATGTGATGGTTGCTGTTGGCAATAGATTATTCATTCATGGTGGAATGGCAGGATCTGCATTTTATGATGACTTCCATCTTATGGATCTTGATAAAATGTCTTGGTCTAACATTCGACGGAAAAAGGCAACACCATCAGCAAGAGCAGCTCACAGCGGAGTGGCAGTGGGAAAAGACATCTACATCTTTGGCGGAATGAGCAGAGAGGGGGCACTAGATGACCTGTATAAATGTGACACGT CTTCCATGTTATGGACTAAAGTAGAACTTCAGGGTCCCCCTCCTGCATGTCGACTGGACTTTGGTATGTGCCAGGTCAGTTTATTCCGGAGCCTGACGCGAGTGACTGATGACCAGGACCTGGTCACTCAGGTTCAGCAGACAAAGGAGATCCTGGATCGTGAGTTGAAGCCTGGGAGTGCTAGTTCCAGGGACAGTCGCCAGGATACAGGATCAG aGAGCTCCAGTGTGACTTACGAGATCCCACAACCTAACACCGACGATGAGGATGAGGAAACACCGAGAGCAGAGGGCGCCATTGCCTCCCTGAATACTCCCATGTCCGATGGCAAAGAAATGAGATTTCTCTTGGTTCATGGTGGCATGGATACAGAGGgagaaatatttgatgatgCTCTTGTTTTATTAACTGAACAACCAAATTGA